One Carya illinoinensis cultivar Pawnee chromosome 5, C.illinoinensisPawnee_v1, whole genome shotgun sequence genomic window, AACAATACACTTTCtaccatcttcttcctccagagACTCCCCCACAACAGAACAATTCCGTGGCTCAGGTCACGCAACAAAGCTCAAGCATTAAGGTTGGTTCACTTGTTTTCTTCCATTTCTCCCAGCCCTTTTATCCTTTCTCCCATCTCCTTTTCCCTTTTAACCTTTGTGAACGGTTAGGGTATTTCTTGGTCTGCAATTTTTTTGCCCATTAATGAGAATCGAGATCATGTTTGCTGTTCTGTGATGACATCGTgatgaataataaagagataagaaggattttttttttatcaagtttttAGTTTGCTGGGCTGGGTGATGCTGGCACAAGAAAAACTCACGGGTTTTGCTTGGAGAACTGGATTTTTTATGAGCCAGTCAGTGTTTCGAGAATTTGAGTGTTCGAAATGAATTCTGGTTGATTGATTTTGCTTGGTTTTGTCGAGTTGGGTCTTTTGGATTTGTTGATTCTTAGTGCAATTAAAGATCTGGATTTTACCCCCATTTTCAAGATTACTTGCAGTCAAATTTCTTTTAGAATTTTCATCAAAGATTCAAGCGAGGGATAGACACTACTTGGACGACAGTGGCCACTTTCCACGCCAGGCAAATTTTCAGCTTTGGAATTGGTTCTATCAGGCTCGAAGATTCGATCTTAGCACGTTTATCTTTGTATCTTCCCCACACACAAAAACTCTCTGTTTCTAACGCCCATATTCAATATTATTTGTcagccaacaaaaaaaaaaaaaaatcggtagCCCAAAAATCCAGCATTACAAAGATCGGAGAGAGGGTTTGAACTCAATAGCGAAGAACAAGAACTACAGGGAAGAACGCATCTGTTTCAGGAATCTGTTTTCTGATAGAGGAACGCAGTTTATTTACTGAgagtttgttttttattaattaatataattagttcaCCTCAGCTGGCGTGCGGTGTGCTTAATTTAAAGAGGCTTCTCCATAGCACTACTCTAAAACTTTTATAAGTAACcttaatataaaattagttCCAAGCTTTCTCATACTTTGACACAATTTCCCTGCAGTCGAATTGATCTTCAAATTTCATCATGGTAAAAGTTTTGTCCATTCGTGCTGGGTTCATTGAGAGTGTAGGACGATGCATCAAAACCTGATATTACCAGTTTTTACGAAATTCGAGATATTTATTGACATTATTGTATATAGTACTTTTTGAAACTGCAGCATAGGTTTTGGCAGTTGTTAACATTAATCATATGAGGATACGTTGTTCTCGCATTTCTATATGTTAACCAATGACACTGTATGGTGATCTTATTTCGATTTATTTCCCTGCCACGGAAATGTGTGTTAAAATGCCTGATGAGTTTAACTTTGTCCAATCAAGTGATTtctgttttctctcttcttctttttttttttctttttttttttcttttcttttttggtttgttttcttACAAATTCCCGaagattttgttttaatctgATCCGAGAATAGATTATTCCTGTTATTGGTGCActgaatttgatttttttttttttcacatgttttgtttttttccttcttgtttGATTTGGGTTTGGTCAGAATTTGATTGTGAGGAGGTAAGGAGGTAGTTGAGATGATAGAAGGTGGACGTATCCGGCTTAATGGGTGGCAGCAGGCGGCCGTTGCAGTTGGTTCGGCGGTCGGTGCATTACTAGACCCACGAAGAGCAGATCTAATAGCAGCTCTTGGGGAGACTACTGGAAAGCCAGCTTTTGAAAGAGTGCTAGAAAGAATGAAGAGAAGCCCAGAAGGCAGAGTAAGACTATTCTCCACAAAAACTAGTGGTTATATGATATATCATAACTTGTTGATTAATGGTGGTGACATTGAACTGATTAGACGGCCTGTTGTCTTTCTATTCAAATCTTGATTGATTGTGTTATTCACAGGTGTGGCCGtttttcatctaattagcctgtttttgttcttcttttgttGTGACAATAAAGTTTGTTCGGTTCCAAAGTTTCATAAGACTTGTACAGTCTTTGGGTTGATTTTAGTAGCTGATATGTTCTATAGAAACTTGCACTGGTTCCTTTTGGAATAACTGGTTAAATACCACATGTTACTGCTAATTTGCTTAATTCAATTCAGATGCCAAGATTTTTCTTTTCGATTTTGGTCCCTGGTTGTTTCTGTTCTTGCAATGGGAACTGATTCTTTTCCTCTCTCAGTGCCGTTTGATTACAGATTTGTTCCCCATGATGCTTCAGTATGAACCATGCTAATGCTGATCAGTCCATGATCAATCCTTTATTCTTTCATTTGCTAAGGGAATGAGAACCATTTTGAAGTGCTAGTGCAAATGCATTGCTTTGGCATTTCCAGCTAGCTATTGCTTTTGTCTTGtaccattttattattattattatttttttttttgctggaCTTCAATACTCCTCTGGCTGCAAGGGTTGGCTTTGGTTACATTGTTTATAACTAAACACCAGTGTTCCTTGACAGGCAGTTTTGTCGGATCAACCACGTGTGATATCTGTAAATGTGGGGCATGCATGGGAACTACCACCTAACACATTCGGGGCTGCCTATGCAAACTTCATGGGATCCAGGAACTTCTCACCAGATGACCGACCACCAGTGCGGTTCATGGATACAGACGAACTGGCATATGTGGCCATGCGGGCTCGTGAGGTGCATGACTTTTGGCACACCCTTTTTGGCATCCCCACCAACTTAATTGGCGAGTCAGCACTCAAGGTGATAGAGTTTAATCAAATGTACCTTCCCATGTGCCTGCTGTCTGTTATAGGAGGCACCGCAAGATTCAATGAGAAGCAGAGGAAATTGTTCTTTCAGCAATACTTCCCGTGGGCCATCCAGGCTGGCATGCAGTGCACAGATCTAATGTGCATATACTATGAACGGCACTTTCACGAGGATTTGGAAGATGTTAGGAGGAAATGGGGGATAATTCCCGCTCCTCTTCGCCCTAAACAAAATTTTAGTTGAGCAGCAGTAGGCTAGACAAGACACCATGCTGGGTTTTAAGTTGTGCCACCGTAGTACTTATGTTCTAGTATGAAATGATTGATTCAAAACCTTAaactagcatgcataggcaATGCTCTTGTATCTGTCCCGTATATttgggctcttgcctattctcatgatcaataaagttttgtttaccaataaaaaatgaTTCGTGGGGTAGAACCTGACATAGTTTATAGCAAAATAGCGAAAAATTTTTTGCACAAGTCATGCAAGTGTCCCGTTTTGTAAGATAGCAACATAATGTCTGTTCCGATCGTACAATAACAGCACTGTTGCCACAACGATTTACCTGTCAATTTGGTAAATGTTGAAGACTTGCGACTCTCAAGAACGGGGTATTAACCCCATTCAAGAATCCTTTAATTTCATGGATAGATAGGACAAGTACGCTAATTGCATCCATATAGCAATTTAAGGATTAAAAATGGGAGATGCTACCAAAGAAACAATTGGGTAAGAACCCATTGTCTGTGACTGTCACACATTGCCTTCATAATGTGCTTCAGGGCTCAAGTATATCAGAGGATATCCACACATTTCATTAGCAAGTGCAAGGATTGATCTGATCTGCGTGGCTTGCCTAAAGTGGGTCTTGGTGGTGAAATGGGTGAGATCAAAATCAAGGTAAACTTGGACAGGTGCTTTCTATCATGAAAACTGAGTATTTAGTTTGTTATACTACTCAGGATCCggccaaaaataataaaattaggcTAGGATGTCACAATCAGTATACCTAAGGACGCCCTGATGTGAATCTTTGGGATGTTTTCTCACAAGCAGGAATCACACGAACACCAGCTACGCGGGGAAAGAGTGACCTTTCCAGGCGGACCGCGAGACTTGTGCCAGAATGTGAAAGTGCATGAGGCCCATGCACGGTCAAGACTGGCAGCAGTGGACAAAAGTAGAGGTTGAAGAAACCAGATATGGGGTGCATTTACTGTAATCAACACCTACCAAATAGGTCTTCAAGAAACATTATATAGAAGAGAAAATCATTAGCCTGCACTATTGTTCATAACAATCCAGTAGgtttaaaaaacacaaaaagagaaTGAACATTCAGGGTAATCGGAGAGAGACTAAGCAGAAGTAGAAATCAATGAACGGAAATCTCCCAGTCAAACTCAAGACACTGCTTGAACAAcatggtaagaaaaaaaatatattatgcattaaaATGTATTTCCAACTTGACATACTGAACTTTGTTTCGGACGTTTATGCATTTGAAATAGGGAAGTTTTCACGGACGATTCAAACAACCAGAAATACAATATATTACATCACATTATCCAGCAAATTTCCATTGTCTATATAAAAGATAACAGCGTTGCTTCATCCAAAATACAGGTTCCATAAAAATCAACAAACAGTACTTTCGTTTTCCAGATGGTGACAACATATCTCAGTTACCACCAGGTCCACTGCCAAAGAGGTAACCCAAAGAAGATCCACCACCAGGGGCAGCATGGACCTTAGTAGAGGGTCGATCCTGCATCcagaaagaaaaattatcaatctCCAAGTGTATCAATGTTAGCTACctattctttattaatttttatatctatTTGTTACTCGGAAAATATTGATCAATCATCTTAATTTCTAGAACAATGCTACTCTTCATCTTGATTTTTTCCATTATAAGTCACACCtattgatattgtgattttcaaGTGGATTTCCGTTTAAGTAGTTGACATAGGAAGCCACTTAAAAATAACTACATCAGGTAGTATGACATGatgaaaaatctaatattaGAGTAGCATTACACATTGTGTCCCCAAAAATTTCAATTCCTTTctctcaacttcttcatgtCCCCAAAAATTTCACATTGTCGGTATCTAGTACATACCTTTTGCTAAATCTTAACTCTAAAATCAATGACATTTGATACTTACGAAAAGAAAATGTCATCTCAAACCTCAAATGCATAATAGCTTAAAAAGGCAATATGCTTTATAGATCTTTATCTCAAAACTGTCCcatcaatttttttcaagtgGATTGCAAGCTACTAAtgaaatgtcatttttttttttaatgtcttttTTCAGCATAATGTGCTGAAATGTCATCAGCACAATATGCTGGAATACAAGGTACCAATGTAATTTTCATGTTTTTACATGAACCACTATTACTGTCTTAAAAGTGGAcatttaaaattgtaaaatgGTCTTTGGCATATGAGTATCAACTTCTAGCTTTTCCATTAACATCATGGTTCAGGAAcaccgtgtgtgtgtgtgtgtgttcacCGTTCATGTATTTTTACTGTTCCTCCTTCAGTATTAGTCTACCTAGATTAATCCTACAgtcttactcataaaaaaagaaaaagattaatcCTACAGTcttttaatgttaaaaaattggaattttttttaaatttccaaaaTCCATGTTCCAATTGCATTGGGAGAATAGCAACCAAGCCAAGAGCGTATCCATACCGTGATAAAATTCCCTGTGTTTTGACCATCTGCCCGCATGTAGTTATTTGTAGAAGTACTATTGATACCAGCAGGGACCTGCTTGCTAATATCTACTGGTTGAGGAGGAGCAGCAGGTTTAGCTGCAGGCACATCATTCACAGCCGGCACTTCACTTGGAGCAGTTTCAGCATTAGTTGGGGTTGGCTTTGGAGCCTCTCCACTCCCAAACAGATAGCCCAACGAACTCTGTCCTCCACCACTGCTAACTCCGCGACCCATTCTCTGCAGTTGTGATAAAACAAAGAACTCGAAAACCTGACATCAAcgcaaataaacaaaaaagaaaaagagtcggGTGCAACTTAAAGATGGCATAAGTCATGCTATTTCAGGCAAACACCATTGAGAAAgcatgaaaattaatcaaaattaGTCTCATCCTCTCCAACCACTGCGTGATATATATGCTTCTCTTACAAAAGTGAGTCAATTATACAATATATCATACTATGTTTTTCCATCAAGGAAcaataataaag contains:
- the LOC122311757 gene encoding ubiquinone biosynthesis protein COQ4 homolog, mitochondrial, whose translation is MIEGGRIRLNGWQQAAVAVGSAVGALLDPRRADLIAALGETTGKPAFERVLERMKRSPEGRAVLSDQPRVISVNVGHAWELPPNTFGAAYANFMGSRNFSPDDRPPVRFMDTDELAYVAMRAREVHDFWHTLFGIPTNLIGESALKVIEFNQMYLPMCLLSVIGGTARFNEKQRKLFFQQYFPWAIQAGMQCTDLMCIYYERHFHEDLEDVRRKWGIIPAPLRPKQNFS
- the LOC122311048 gene encoding protein SPIRAL1-like 1 — protein: MGRGVSSGGGQSSLGYLFGSGEAPKPTPTNAETAPSEVPAVNDVPAAKPAAPPQPVDISKQVPAGINSTSTNNYMRADGQNTGNFITDRPSTKVHAAPGGGSSLGYLFGSGPGGN